CTTCGGCATGGGTTGCGGGGAGGGCACGGCTCCTCCGGCTCCGGTGGCGACAGTCAGCATCGCGCCGGCGAAGGTCGACCTCGTGCCGGGCGGAACTGAGATACTTCAGGCAATCCCGAAGGACGCAGGCGGCAGCGCTCTCACCAATCGGATGACCGAGTGGTCGAGCTCCGATCCGTCAACGGCGACCGTCGCAGCTGGAGTCGTCACCGGCGTCGCGCCTGGAACGGCGACGATCACCGCCACGATCGAGGGCCACACGGCGTCCGTCGAAGTCACCGTCAAGGAAGGCGCCGTAGTGTCGAGCGCCGGCGCATCGTTCAGCGTCCTCAACTCTACTGTCTCCCTCGAGATTCCCGCGGGCGCGCTCACGCAGACCCGGAACATCTCGGTTGCGCCGACCAGCAATTTTCCCGCGAACGACCGCGTAGTAGCGGGCACGACCTTCGAA
The Gemmatimonadaceae bacterium genome window above contains:
- a CDS encoding Ig-like domain-containing protein — its product is MTRGQSGARTSRILLWLAAGVIAFGMGCGEGTAPPAPVATVSIAPAKVDLVPGGTEILQAIPKDAGGSALTNRMTEWSSSDPSTATVAAGVVTGVAPGTATITATIEGHTASVEVTVKEGAVVSSAGASFSVLNSTVSLEIPAGALTQTRNISVAPTSNFPANDRVVAGTTFE